In Qipengyuania psychrotolerans, one DNA window encodes the following:
- a CDS encoding DUF2721 domain-containing protein: MLASLPGLDIIERTSSSLRVQNVVQLSLAPAFLLAGIGAVMNVMTNRLIWVANKIERILAADEQGTAGDLVQELPALERRRIFAQRAVMLSTASAFTISIVIMLLFVSAFVRTPLGTLVALAWVVTMALLMAGLASFLIETRIAARRNLERMMQRNPGKKSARKG, encoded by the coding sequence ATGCTCGCCAGCCTCCCCGGTCTCGACATTATCGAGCGGACGAGTTCCAGCCTGCGCGTCCAGAACGTCGTGCAACTCAGCCTTGCGCCTGCCTTCCTGCTGGCTGGCATCGGCGCGGTCATGAATGTGATGACCAATCGCCTGATCTGGGTGGCGAACAAGATCGAACGCATTCTTGCGGCCGACGAGCAGGGCACTGCGGGCGATCTCGTGCAGGAACTGCCAGCCCTGGAGCGGCGGAGGATCTTTGCTCAGCGTGCTGTGATGCTAAGCACCGCGTCCGCTTTCACAATCAGCATCGTGATCATGCTGCTGTTCGTGAGCGCCTTCGTGCGCACCCCGCTAGGCACATTGGTGGCGCTGGCCTGGGTTGTCACCATGGCCTTGCTGATGGCCGGATTGGCATCATTCCTGATCGAGACGCGCATAGCAGCGCGGCGTAATCTGGAACGCATGATGCAGCGCAATCCCGGCAAGAAATCAGCGCGCAAAGGCTGA
- a CDS encoding DUF3297 family protein encodes MSEDTKADLPPDHLSVNPKNEHFDIEVLKRGIGIRFKGRVRTDIEEYSISEGWVRVQAGKTMDRKGNPLTVKLSGPVEAWFEDLGEEPPVRKAD; translated from the coding sequence ATGAGCGAAGATACAAAAGCAGACCTTCCGCCCGATCATCTCTCGGTGAATCCGAAGAATGAACACTTCGACATCGAAGTGCTGAAGCGCGGTATCGGCATCCGGTTCAAAGGGCGCGTGCGCACCGACATCGAGGAATATTCGATCTCGGAAGGCTGGGTGCGCGTTCAAGCTGGCAAGACGATGGACCGGAAGGGCAATCCCCTGACGGTGAAGCTCAGCGGTCCTGTCGAAGCATGGTTTGAAGACCTGGGCGAAGAACCACCTGTTCGCAAGGCAGACTGA
- the tig gene encoding trigger factor codes for MQIKETANDGLKRAYSITLTAKDIDGRIDSEIKKIAPQVKMPGFRPGKVPANLVRKMHGEQLHAQSLNDMIRESVDKVMADNELRPAMQPKVELAEGYEEGKDATVTVELEILPKVEAPSTDGIEIERMTVPVSDEQVMDSIKTLASNNKSYKDAAKSKKAADGDQLIIDFVGSVDGEEFEGGKAEGTPLVLGSGMFIPGFEEQLTGTKTGEKKTIEVTFPEDYQAAHLAGKKAEFAVTVQQVKVESDTEIDDEFAKNFGLDGLDKLKELMRGQLEQETAGLTRTQMKRSLLDQLASGHDFAVPQGMVDAEFEQIWNQLQQEAAGSEDPEAMLKEIEAEKDDYRSIAERRVRLGLLLSEIGQANNVQVTPNEMSMLIQQAAQQYRAEDRERFIEYVQSEPMAAAQLRAPLYEDKVVDFLFDKAEITEREVTREELEAAIEADESDEAAKPKKKAPAKKKAPAKKAAAKKDDKKSDEKPAKKPAAKKAPAKKDAAKKDEGEKKAPAKKAAAKKPAAKKAAAKK; via the coding sequence ATGCAGATCAAAGAAACCGCCAATGACGGCCTGAAGCGCGCCTATTCGATCACCCTTACGGCCAAGGATATCGACGGCCGGATCGATTCGGAAATCAAGAAGATCGCTCCGCAGGTGAAAATGCCGGGCTTCCGCCCAGGCAAGGTGCCAGCAAATCTCGTGCGCAAGATGCATGGCGAACAGCTTCATGCCCAGTCGCTTAACGACATGATCCGCGAATCGGTCGACAAGGTGATGGCCGACAACGAACTGCGTCCCGCGATGCAGCCCAAGGTCGAACTTGCCGAAGGCTATGAAGAAGGCAAGGATGCCACGGTCACAGTCGAACTCGAAATCCTGCCAAAGGTCGAAGCGCCTTCGACAGACGGTATCGAGATCGAGCGCATGACCGTTCCGGTGTCCGACGAGCAGGTGATGGATTCCATCAAGACCCTCGCATCGAACAACAAGAGCTATAAGGACGCTGCCAAGTCCAAGAAGGCTGCTGACGGCGACCAGCTGATCATCGATTTCGTCGGCAGCGTCGACGGTGAAGAGTTCGAAGGCGGCAAGGCCGAAGGTACGCCGCTGGTGCTTGGTTCGGGAATGTTCATTCCCGGCTTCGAAGAGCAGCTGACCGGCACCAAGACTGGTGAAAAGAAGACTATCGAAGTCACTTTCCCCGAAGATTACCAGGCTGCACACCTCGCCGGCAAGAAGGCCGAGTTTGCGGTTACGGTCCAGCAGGTTAAGGTCGAAAGCGATACCGAGATCGATGACGAGTTCGCGAAGAACTTCGGCCTCGACGGTCTCGACAAGCTCAAGGAACTGATGCGCGGCCAGCTCGAGCAGGAAACTGCCGGCCTGACGCGCACCCAGATGAAGCGCTCGCTGCTCGACCAGCTCGCTTCGGGTCACGATTTCGCCGTGCCGCAGGGCATGGTCGATGCGGAATTCGAACAGATCTGGAACCAGCTCCAGCAGGAAGCCGCCGGATCGGAAGATCCCGAAGCGATGCTGAAGGAAATCGAAGCCGAGAAGGACGATTATCGTTCGATCGCCGAACGCCGCGTGCGTCTTGGTCTGCTCCTTTCGGAAATTGGCCAGGCGAACAACGTACAGGTCACGCCGAATGAGATGAGCATGCTGATCCAGCAGGCTGCCCAGCAGTACCGTGCCGAAGATCGTGAGCGGTTTATCGAGTACGTTCAGTCCGAACCGATGGCTGCCGCGCAGCTGCGTGCCCCGCTGTACGAAGACAAGGTCGTCGACTTCCTCTTCGACAAGGCTGAAATCACCGAGCGCGAAGTGACGCGCGAGGAACTGGAAGCCGCAATCGAAGCTGACGAGAGCGACGAGGCTGCCAAGCCGAAGAAGAAAGCTCCGGCCAAGAAGAAGGCCCCTGCGAAAAAGGCTGCTGCCAAGAAGGACGATAAGAAGTCCGACGAAAAGCCAGCCAAGAAGCCCGCAGCGAAGAAGGCCCCGGCCAAGAAGGACGCAGCCAAGAAGGATGAGGGCGAAAAGAAAGCCCCGGCCAAGAAGGCTGCTGCCAAGAAGCCTGCAGCAAAGAAAGCTGCTGCGAAGAAATAA
- the der gene encoding ribosome biogenesis GTPase Der yields MASNKPTVIIIGRPNVGKSTLFNRLVGKKLALVDDQPGVTRDRRMGDAEIAGMEFTVVDTAGWEDEDDASLPGRMRKQTEVSIDDADAAMFVIDARAGITPMDEEIARWLREQEVPVVLVANKAEGKAAEAGILESYSLGLGEPLGVSAEHGEGIADLFGGLWPIIGAKSEEAEADTGEKYDYDDEDAPAGPLKLAIVGRPNAGKSTIINRMLGEDRLLTGPEAGITRDSIAVDWEWFDPKANETREIRLIDTAGMRKRARVVDKIEKMSVADAKRAIDFAEVVVLLLDATQGLEHQDLKIASQVLEEGRALMIAINKWDIAESPSYLFNGIREALNEGLAQVRGVPLFAVSAKTGKGIDTMLSAAFELREAWSRRVPTAALNRWFDDALEANPPPAPGGRRIKLRYITQASTRPPRFVVFGSRLDDLPTSYERYLINGIRAKLGFEAVPVRVVLKSPKNPYNANKGGGGNFSGGR; encoded by the coding sequence ATGGCATCCAACAAACCCACCGTTATTATCATCGGCCGTCCGAATGTCGGAAAATCGACCCTGTTCAACAGGCTCGTAGGCAAGAAACTCGCCCTCGTTGACGACCAGCCTGGCGTCACGCGCGACCGGCGCATGGGCGATGCAGAAATTGCCGGGATGGAATTCACGGTGGTCGACACTGCCGGCTGGGAAGACGAAGACGACGCCTCCCTGCCCGGACGCATGCGCAAGCAGACCGAAGTCAGCATTGACGATGCCGACGCCGCGATGTTCGTCATCGATGCGCGTGCTGGCATCACTCCGATGGACGAGGAAATTGCCCGCTGGCTGCGCGAGCAGGAAGTGCCCGTGGTCCTCGTTGCGAACAAGGCAGAAGGGAAAGCCGCAGAAGCCGGGATCCTGGAAAGCTATTCCCTCGGCCTTGGCGAACCGCTGGGCGTCTCCGCAGAACACGGCGAAGGCATTGCCGATCTGTTCGGCGGCCTGTGGCCCATTATTGGCGCCAAGTCTGAAGAAGCCGAAGCGGATACGGGCGAAAAATACGACTATGATGACGAGGACGCACCTGCTGGTCCGCTGAAGCTCGCCATCGTAGGTCGTCCTAATGCGGGCAAGTCGACGATCATCAACCGGATGCTGGGCGAAGACCGCCTGCTGACCGGTCCCGAAGCCGGCATCACCCGCGATTCGATTGCCGTCGACTGGGAATGGTTCGATCCCAAGGCGAACGAGACCCGCGAAATTCGCCTTATCGACACAGCCGGAATGCGTAAGCGCGCCCGCGTGGTCGACAAGATCGAAAAGATGTCCGTCGCCGATGCCAAAAGGGCGATCGATTTCGCCGAGGTGGTCGTGCTGCTGCTAGATGCGACCCAGGGCCTTGAACACCAGGATCTCAAGATCGCCAGCCAGGTGCTCGAAGAAGGGCGCGCGCTGATGATCGCGATCAACAAGTGGGATATCGCCGAAAGCCCTAGCTATCTGTTCAATGGCATTCGCGAAGCCCTGAACGAGGGGCTTGCGCAGGTTCGCGGAGTTCCGCTGTTCGCCGTGTCCGCAAAGACCGGCAAAGGTATCGACACTATGCTGTCGGCCGCGTTCGAACTGCGCGAAGCATGGAGCCGCCGCGTTCCGACAGCTGCGCTCAACCGCTGGTTTGACGATGCCCTGGAAGCCAATCCCCCGCCCGCGCCCGGCGGCCGCAGGATCAAGCTGCGCTACATCACGCAGGCAAGCACCCGCCCGCCGCGCTTCGTCGTGTTCGGCTCAAGGCTGGATGACCTGCCCACAAGCTACGAGCGCTACCTGATCAACGGGATCCGCGCGAAGCTCGGCTTCGAAGCCGTCCCTGTCCGGGTGGTCCTCAAGAGCCCCAAGAACCCGTACAACGCTAACAAAGGCGGTGGCGGCAACTTCAGCGGAGGACGCTGA
- a CDS encoding (2Fe-2S)-binding protein: protein MYTCICNAIRESDLRNVARRVSGDAEACYAALGKRPNCGTCLVDADAIVFEEREMAFEPASTR from the coding sequence GTGTATACCTGCATCTGCAATGCCATCCGTGAGAGTGACCTGCGCAATGTCGCACGCCGCGTCTCGGGCGATGCGGAAGCGTGTTATGCTGCACTGGGTAAGCGCCCTAATTGCGGTACGTGTCTCGTTGATGCCGATGCCATCGTATTCGAAGAACGTGAAATGGCGTTTGAGCCCGCCAGCACGCGCTAG
- the bfr gene encoding bacterioferritin, whose amino-acid sequence MKGDQKTIEFLNKALTNELTAINQYWLHYRVLADWGVTKLAEYERHESIDEMKHADILAERILFLNGLPNFQAIHKLKVGETVEEILRADLAMENEAIPLLRDAVEHCENVRDYVSREIFARILESEEEHVDFLETQFDMIERMGLQNYVQLNSSSAGDAQENAG is encoded by the coding sequence ATGAAGGGCGATCAGAAGACTATCGAGTTCCTCAACAAGGCGCTGACTAACGAACTGACGGCCATCAACCAGTACTGGCTCCACTACCGAGTGCTCGCCGATTGGGGTGTGACGAAGCTTGCCGAGTACGAACGTCACGAGTCCATCGACGAGATGAAGCACGCCGATATCCTCGCCGAGCGTATCCTGTTTCTCAACGGCCTTCCCAACTTTCAGGCAATCCACAAGCTCAAGGTGGGCGAAACGGTCGAGGAAATACTCAGGGCCGATCTCGCCATGGAAAACGAAGCTATTCCGCTTCTTCGCGATGCGGTGGAGCATTGTGAAAACGTGCGAGATTATGTCTCCCGCGAGATATTCGCCCGTATCCTCGAAAGCGAGGAAGAACATGTGGACTTCCTGGAAACCCAATTCGACATGATCGAACGCATGGGGCTTCAGAATTATGTCCAGCTCAATTCTAGCTCGGCTGGAGACGCTCAGGAAAACGCTGGCTGA
- a CDS encoding amidase, with the protein MMPRLLSAAALLAFATPLAAQAVSEPPVSIQIDKAASAADSAEIYASRIAALDDAGPVLNAVIAYDPAPRSAAEEINANSMLAGRTVLIKDNIETREWPTTAGSLALVDNRTERDAPLVANLRAAGGLVLGKTNLSEWANIRSNGSTSGWSAVGGLTRNPHAIDRNACGSSSGSGAAVAAQFAWAAIGTETNGSITCPASINGIVGFKPSVGLVSRTHVVPISSTQDTAGPMTRTVADAALLLSAIAGEDAADTATINVPRRADYFSGLGDFSLDGVRIGVMRKQTGNRADLNTVFDQALADMEAAGAVLVDIEFDVNEQMYGDSFTVLMFELREEMGKYLASLPGDDLPRNLAELIVFNNFNAAKEMRWFGQDLFELAESTTDQAAYEKARVNAVRIAGAETLDALFAEHDVRFLVAPTRGPTWTSDLVNGDNFNGSIGFGSPAAIAGYPHLTVPMGAIEQLPVGLSFFGAKWEDFEVLQLGAAYEAVRTAEIPQPNFKRWEPPVAAED; encoded by the coding sequence ATGATGCCCCGCCTGCTCAGCGCCGCCGCGCTCCTAGCCTTCGCCACACCGCTTGCCGCGCAGGCGGTTTCGGAACCACCTGTCAGCATACAAATCGACAAGGCGGCCTCAGCAGCCGATAGCGCAGAGATCTACGCGAGCAGGATTGCAGCGCTCGATGACGCAGGCCCTGTGCTGAACGCAGTCATCGCCTATGATCCCGCGCCCCGCAGCGCCGCAGAAGAAATCAACGCGAACAGCATGCTGGCCGGACGAACGGTGCTGATCAAGGACAACATCGAGACCCGTGAATGGCCCACAACTGCCGGAAGCCTGGCGCTTGTCGATAATCGGACCGAACGTGATGCCCCGCTGGTCGCAAACCTGCGCGCCGCAGGCGGACTGGTTCTCGGCAAGACGAATTTGTCCGAATGGGCGAATATCCGTAGCAACGGTTCAACCAGCGGGTGGAGCGCCGTGGGCGGATTGACGCGCAACCCGCACGCAATCGACCGCAACGCTTGCGGCTCATCCTCGGGCAGCGGTGCCGCTGTCGCAGCGCAGTTCGCGTGGGCTGCCATCGGCACGGAAACGAACGGCTCGATCACCTGTCCGGCCAGCATCAACGGTATCGTTGGTTTCAAGCCCAGCGTCGGATTGGTCAGCCGCACCCATGTGGTGCCGATCTCGAGCACACAGGACACCGCCGGCCCCATGACGCGCACTGTCGCGGATGCTGCCCTGCTCCTCAGCGCCATCGCCGGAGAAGACGCTGCTGATACGGCCACCATCAATGTGCCGCGCCGTGCAGACTATTTTTCCGGACTTGGCGACTTCTCTCTCGATGGGGTCCGTATAGGAGTGATGCGCAAGCAAACCGGCAACCGTGCGGACCTGAACACCGTGTTCGATCAGGCCCTGGCGGACATGGAAGCTGCCGGGGCTGTCCTGGTGGACATCGAATTCGATGTGAACGAGCAGATGTACGGCGACAGTTTCACCGTGCTCATGTTCGAACTGCGCGAGGAAATGGGCAAATACCTCGCCAGCCTGCCCGGCGATGATCTCCCCCGTAATCTGGCCGAGCTTATCGTATTCAACAATTTCAACGCCGCCAAAGAAATGAGGTGGTTTGGCCAAGACTTGTTCGAATTGGCTGAAAGCACCACCGACCAAGCAGCTTACGAGAAAGCCCGCGTCAATGCTGTGCGGATCGCAGGCGCGGAAACACTCGATGCTCTCTTTGCAGAGCATGACGTGAGATTTCTCGTCGCCCCAACTCGCGGTCCAACTTGGACGAGCGATCTGGTGAATGGTGACAATTTCAATGGCAGCATCGGATTCGGATCTCCCGCTGCCATCGCGGGCTACCCTCACCTGACCGTGCCGATGGGTGCGATCGAGCAGCTTCCCGTCGGGCTCAGTTTCTTCGGCGCCAAATGGGAGGACTTCGAAGTCCTGCAACTGGGCGCGGCCTATGAAGCGGTACGGACGGCCGAAATTCCGCAGCCAAATTTCAAGCGCTGGGAACCACCTGTGGCCGCCGAAGACTGA
- a CDS encoding SPOR domain-containing protein produces the protein MRSSSIRFFFAAGSAAALVFAAPALADVKAGVDAWSEGNYAEAVRQWTQPAAAGDADAQFNLAQAYRLGRGVEVSLVQAEALYARAAAQGHVRAADQYGLMLFQKGERERAMPYVEAAASRGDPRSQYLLGIAHFNGDLAAKDWPRAYALLTLANAAGLPQARGALTQMDEYIPLEEREEAQALAASIKQESEANRARELAAVDLATVGTAAETPALIGADFAEASPAPAPAPAPDPAPVQVRVAPAPPPQPAPVRPVTGGPWKVQLGAFGVPGNAARLWNKLSGRPEIAGRDKVEKKAGALTILLAGGYASRAEAAAACSALKRNGQDCLVTK, from the coding sequence ATGAGGTCCAGTTCCATCAGATTCTTTTTCGCTGCGGGAAGCGCGGCCGCGCTTGTCTTCGCAGCGCCCGCGCTCGCCGATGTGAAGGCCGGTGTCGATGCTTGGAGCGAAGGCAACTATGCCGAGGCCGTCCGCCAGTGGACCCAGCCTGCCGCTGCCGGTGATGCGGACGCACAGTTCAACCTTGCCCAGGCTTACCGGCTAGGGCGCGGGGTGGAGGTGAGCCTTGTCCAGGCAGAAGCTCTTTATGCAAGAGCTGCGGCCCAAGGCCATGTGCGCGCCGCTGATCAGTACGGCTTGATGCTGTTTCAGAAGGGGGAGCGGGAACGCGCCATGCCTTATGTCGAGGCAGCGGCCAGCCGCGGGGACCCGCGATCGCAATATTTGCTCGGGATTGCACACTTCAACGGCGATCTTGCAGCCAAGGACTGGCCGCGTGCCTATGCACTATTAACGCTCGCGAATGCTGCAGGACTTCCGCAGGCAAGAGGCGCGCTCACCCAAATGGATGAATACATTCCCCTTGAGGAGCGCGAAGAAGCACAGGCGCTCGCCGCTTCGATCAAGCAAGAAAGCGAAGCCAATCGAGCGAGGGAACTGGCTGCGGTCGATCTTGCGACGGTTGGCACAGCTGCTGAAACTCCTGCGTTGATCGGCGCAGATTTCGCTGAAGCCTCGCCGGCTCCGGCTCCGGCTCCGGCTCCGGACCCCGCTCCCGTTCAAGTTCGGGTGGCTCCGGCACCCCCGCCGCAACCAGCCCCCGTGCGCCCGGTGACCGGTGGACCCTGGAAAGTGCAATTAGGTGCATTCGGCGTTCCAGGAAATGCCGCCAGATTATGGAACAAGCTTTCCGGGCGGCCAGAGATTGCTGGCCGCGACAAAGTCGAAAAGAAAGCCGGGGCGCTCACCATTCTGCTGGCGGGAGGCTACGCGAGCAGGGCCGAAGCCGCCGCCGCTTGTTCCGCTCTGAAGCGTAACGGGCAGGATTGCCTCGTCACGAAATAG
- a CDS encoding cation:proton antiporter, with the protein MEFDPRIFLFVIFGLGLILAVTLEKWLARFWLSLPIVYVAAGYLLFSLPIGLPHINPTVDGFDAVALEYVTEFIVIASLAAAGIAIDRPANWKNWRQIWPLLLVAMPLTIIAVSLLGWWALGLAPASALLLGAAMAPTDPVLARSVQVGPPGENERHDVRFSLTVEAGLNDGLAFPFTYLAIAAVGMTSLGAWTLEWAALDLVWRIFAGVVMGWLVGRAGAWYVFEREADTPMAQIEEGDDVAKQPKYSTSEGLIVLGTLLLGYGLAEMVEGYGFIAVFVGAVTARQRENRSRYHKLSHHFIDQIEQIVLVAVLFSFGAMLASGVLDGLTWPAALVGLALIFIIRPLAGLLAEAHCDLPLVGKFAVAFLGVRGMGSIYYLAYGQNHADFEGLDLLWATASFIILVSVVVHGIVAGPLIRHVENKRAHIHAGQGDTIDSHRPADSPLTVEPHSKPE; encoded by the coding sequence ATGGAATTCGACCCGCGCATCTTCCTGTTCGTGATCTTCGGCCTTGGCCTGATCCTGGCAGTCACGCTTGAGAAATGGCTCGCCCGCTTCTGGCTATCGCTACCGATCGTTTATGTCGCGGCTGGCTATCTGTTGTTCTCGCTACCCATCGGCCTGCCGCATATCAATCCCACCGTCGACGGCTTCGATGCCGTTGCGCTCGAATATGTAACCGAATTCATCGTGATTGCGTCGCTTGCGGCGGCGGGCATCGCGATCGACCGGCCGGCGAACTGGAAGAACTGGCGCCAGATCTGGCCGCTGCTGCTTGTAGCCATGCCGCTCACCATCATTGCAGTGTCGCTGCTTGGCTGGTGGGCGCTTGGCCTTGCACCTGCCTCGGCCTTGCTGCTGGGCGCGGCCATGGCTCCCACCGATCCGGTGCTGGCGCGCAGCGTGCAAGTGGGCCCGCCCGGCGAGAACGAACGACACGACGTGCGGTTTTCACTGACGGTCGAAGCGGGCCTCAATGACGGGCTCGCCTTCCCGTTCACCTATCTTGCAATCGCTGCAGTCGGGATGACCTCGCTTGGCGCGTGGACGCTTGAATGGGCCGCGCTGGATCTCGTCTGGCGCATCTTTGCGGGCGTGGTCATGGGCTGGCTCGTGGGCCGCGCGGGCGCCTGGTATGTATTCGAACGCGAAGCCGATACGCCAATGGCGCAAATTGAAGAAGGCGATGACGTTGCGAAGCAGCCGAAATATTCCACCAGCGAGGGGCTGATTGTGCTTGGCACCCTGCTGCTGGGGTATGGCTTAGCGGAAATGGTCGAGGGGTACGGCTTTATCGCCGTCTTCGTCGGCGCGGTCACGGCTCGGCAGCGCGAAAACCGCAGCCGTTATCACAAGCTCAGCCACCATTTCATCGACCAGATCGAACAGATCGTGCTGGTCGCGGTGCTTTTCAGTTTCGGAGCGATGCTGGCAAGCGGGGTGCTTGACGGGCTGACATGGCCTGCCGCGCTGGTTGGCCTGGCACTCATTTTCATTATTCGCCCGCTGGCGGGTTTGCTCGCCGAAGCGCATTGCGATCTGCCGCTGGTAGGAAAGTTCGCAGTCGCGTTCCTGGGTGTGCGCGGCATGGGGTCGATCTATTACCTCGCCTACGGCCAGAACCACGCCGATTTCGAAGGGCTTGACCTGCTTTGGGCAACGGCAAGCTTCATCATCCTGGTATCGGTTGTCGTCCACGGCATCGTGGCAGGCCCGCTGATCCGCCATGTCGAGAACAAGCGCGCGCATATTCACGCAGGCCAAGGCGATACGATCGATTCCCATCGCCCCGCCGATAGCCCGCTTACGGTCGAGCCTCACTCAAAGCCTGAGTAG
- a CDS encoding DUF418 domain-containing protein, which produces MDSTVTTPDRPQPVAETGQRIASLDFIRGLAVMGILAANIFAMGQPFPAYMFPDAFTVPPSGCEDWMWTAQFVLIDGKMRGLFSLLFGAGLYLFMEKTWAKGGTVWLQVKRLLWLGLFGLIHFYFIWRGDILFLYAVCGLLTVLMFIGMSVRKQLVIGILAYIVGAILYGAMTIFMQVAADSQPGDNPVAIQMQEELKSEEANDIADGELETRIRQDGSYGGYVTHNLEEHGGDPAFALFFFAFETLPLMLFGIVLYRKGLFDGRWDSRKLRLWGWAGLALGGALHVWIAMATIKGGITYYGALAAFVGWSHVPRLFMTLGLVILLAVHAPKAGGWLADRISAAGRAAFTNYLGTSIVMLFVFGNWGLDLFGVFGRAQLYLVVVAAWGLMLLWSKPWLERFRYGPLEWLWRCLTYGKLFALHR; this is translated from the coding sequence ATGGATAGCACCGTAACGACGCCGGACAGGCCGCAACCCGTTGCCGAAACCGGCCAGCGTATCGCGAGCCTCGACTTTATCCGTGGGCTGGCGGTGATGGGCATCCTTGCGGCAAACATCTTTGCGATGGGTCAGCCGTTCCCGGCCTATATGTTCCCAGATGCCTTCACGGTTCCTCCGTCTGGTTGCGAGGACTGGATGTGGACGGCGCAGTTCGTTCTGATCGACGGCAAGATGCGCGGCCTTTTCAGCCTGCTGTTCGGCGCTGGCCTCTACCTGTTCATGGAAAAAACCTGGGCCAAGGGCGGGACGGTCTGGCTGCAGGTCAAGCGCCTGCTGTGGCTGGGACTGTTCGGCCTCATCCATTTCTACTTTATCTGGCGCGGCGACATCCTGTTTCTCTACGCTGTCTGCGGCTTGCTCACGGTCCTGATGTTCATCGGCATGAGCGTGCGCAAACAGCTCGTTATCGGCATCCTCGCCTATATCGTCGGCGCGATCCTGTACGGCGCGATGACGATCTTCATGCAGGTGGCTGCCGACAGCCAACCGGGTGATAACCCCGTCGCTATCCAGATGCAGGAAGAACTGAAGTCCGAGGAGGCGAATGATATCGCCGATGGGGAGCTCGAAACTCGGATACGGCAAGACGGCAGTTACGGCGGTTATGTCACGCATAACCTCGAGGAGCATGGAGGCGATCCTGCCTTTGCGCTGTTCTTCTTCGCGTTCGAAACATTGCCGCTCATGCTGTTCGGCATCGTTCTTTATCGCAAAGGACTGTTCGATGGCCGCTGGGATAGCCGCAAGCTGCGGCTGTGGGGCTGGGCAGGGTTGGCGCTTGGCGGGGCCCTGCACGTGTGGATTGCAATGGCCACGATAAAGGGCGGCATCACTTATTACGGTGCTCTCGCCGCCTTCGTCGGATGGTCGCATGTCCCGCGGCTGTTCATGACGCTAGGCCTCGTGATCCTGCTGGCAGTCCATGCTCCCAAGGCCGGGGGCTGGCTGGCTGACCGGATTTCGGCAGCGGGCAGGGCCGCCTTTACCAATTATCTCGGCACATCGATCGTGATGCTGTTCGTGTTCGGCAATTGGGGGCTCGATCTGTTCGGCGTATTCGGCCGCGCCCAGCTGTACCTGGTGGTGGTCGCTGCATGGGGACTGATGCTTCTCTGGTCGAAACCGTGGCTCGAGCGGTTCCGGTATGGGCCGCTCGAATGGCTGTGGCGCTGCCTAACGTATGGCAAGCTATTCGCCTTGCACCGTTGA